In Aquipuribacter nitratireducens, the following proteins share a genomic window:
- a CDS encoding NADH-quinone oxidoreductase subunit A, with protein sequence MSPYLPLVIMLAIGAGFAAFSVLATSLTGPARYNRAKLEAYECGIEPSPQATGGGRVPVKFYLIAMLFIVFDIETVFLIPWAIAFNQLGLFALVQVLLFVGAILIAYAYVWRRGGLEWD encoded by the coding sequence GTGAGCCCCTACCTCCCGCTGGTGATCATGCTGGCCATCGGCGCCGGCTTCGCCGCGTTCTCGGTGCTCGCCACCTCGCTCACCGGGCCCGCCCGCTACAACCGCGCGAAGCTCGAGGCCTACGAGTGCGGCATCGAGCCGTCGCCGCAGGCCACGGGCGGTGGCCGGGTGCCCGTGAAGTTCTACCTGATCGCGATGCTCTTCATCGTGTTCGACATCGAGACGGTGTTCCTCATCCCGTGGGCCATCGCCTTCAACCAGCTCGGGCTCTTCGCGCTCGTGCAGGTGCTGCTGTTCGTCGGCGCCATCCTCATCGCCTACGCGTACGTGTGGCGTCGGGGCGGCCTCGAGTGGGACTGA
- a CDS encoding NADH-quinone oxidoreductase subunit NuoB gives MGIEEKLPAGILLGQVEQLVGLVRKASVWPATFGLACCAIEMMAVGGPKYDIARFGMERFSASPRQADLMIVAGRVSQKMAPVVRQVYDQMPNPKWVIAMGVCASSGGMFNNYAIVQGVDHIVPVDVYLPGCPPRPEMLLDAILKLHEQIKGEKMGAHKVAAEREAEERALVATPTIQQKGLLR, from the coding sequence ATGGGAATCGAGGAGAAGCTCCCCGCCGGGATCCTCCTGGGGCAGGTCGAACAGCTCGTCGGCCTCGTCCGCAAGGCGTCGGTGTGGCCGGCCACCTTCGGCCTCGCCTGCTGCGCCATCGAGATGATGGCCGTCGGCGGCCCCAAGTACGACATCGCCCGCTTCGGCATGGAGCGGTTCTCCGCGAGCCCGCGACAGGCCGACCTCATGATCGTCGCCGGGCGCGTGAGCCAGAAGATGGCGCCGGTCGTGCGGCAGGTCTACGACCAGATGCCGAACCCGAAGTGGGTCATCGCCATGGGCGTGTGCGCGAGCTCCGGCGGGATGTTCAACAACTACGCGATCGTCCAGGGCGTCGACCACATCGTCCCCGTCGACGTCTACCTCCCCGGCTGCCCGCCGCGCCCGGAGATGCTCCTCGACGCCATCCTCAAGCTCCACGAGCAGATCAAGGGCGAGAAGATGGGCGCCCACAAGGTCGCCGCGGAGCGCGAGGCCGAGGAGCGGGCCCTCGTCGCGACCCCGACCATCCAGCAGAAGGGCCTGCTCCGGTGA